A genome region from Pueribacillus theae includes the following:
- a CDS encoding AMP-dependent synthetase/ligase, translating to MALEQTLPQLLAKRAIEEEHTVALREKNLGVWNEITWGEYYEIVKQFAIALSVKCNFKRGEKLAIIGDNRPQWLFSQLAAQFLGGISVGVYQESSPKQLIYYLNDSQASVVVVEGQEQVDKLLEIEEKIPLVKQIIFYNNQGMRHYDHPKLYNFHDLIEIGSSLLNEKDDFLFSKTERLLSDDVAVISYSSATTGKPKAVMLSHSNLIAAAENLGDVDKMEKKDDYLSFLPLAWIYEQVMSIAMPLTRGMVINFPEKSSTILADLREIGPHTLIAPPRVYKSIHSNFMLRIQETSWFKKKVYQTFKKFGDKVAEMKLNKKPISGGVKFIYLLGNFLVFSAIRDHLGLARIKRAYVAGSPLSSELFHFFHSIGVNVKQSYGGTELAGIAFVHRDDDIRVENAGLPLPNTEVKVGEDGEIFVKSPSVFLRYLHEDTKHDDGGWISLGDYGRIDDNGHLHILDHKEAIMKGTNGETISPTIVENKLKVSPYIQEAVCFGKNKPYMSAILNIDMNSVGRWAEKNQITYTTYSELSRKPEVIQLIEKEVAKLMKQLPQQSRVKKFVLLHKQLNANDEEMTRTLKVRRQYISEKYRTLIEGLYTDTQEVKVTDKVEAADGKESIIETNLRVIQLEAVQEVA from the coding sequence GTGGCATTGGAACAAACATTGCCGCAGCTTCTCGCGAAGCGAGCGATAGAGGAAGAACATACCGTAGCATTAAGGGAAAAGAATTTAGGAGTTTGGAATGAAATAACTTGGGGTGAATATTACGAAATAGTGAAACAATTTGCGATAGCTCTTTCTGTTAAATGTAATTTTAAACGGGGTGAGAAACTAGCCATCATAGGCGATAACCGTCCACAATGGCTATTTTCACAATTGGCAGCCCAATTTTTAGGTGGAATTTCTGTCGGTGTCTATCAAGAATCATCACCCAAACAGCTTATTTATTATTTAAATGATTCTCAGGCAAGTGTTGTCGTCGTTGAAGGTCAAGAACAAGTCGATAAATTGCTTGAAATAGAGGAAAAGATTCCGCTAGTTAAGCAGATTATATTCTACAATAATCAAGGAATGAGGCATTACGATCACCCGAAACTATACAATTTCCATGACTTAATAGAGATTGGTAGCTCTTTACTAAATGAGAAGGACGATTTTTTATTCAGCAAAACTGAGCGGTTGCTCAGCGATGATGTCGCGGTTATTTCATATAGTTCTGCAACAACTGGTAAGCCGAAAGCAGTTATGCTCTCTCACAGTAATTTAATTGCTGCAGCCGAAAATCTCGGTGATGTTGACAAAATGGAAAAAAAGGATGATTACTTGTCTTTTTTACCGCTCGCTTGGATCTATGAACAAGTAATGAGTATTGCAATGCCGCTAACCAGAGGGATGGTCATTAATTTCCCTGAGAAATCGAGCACGATTTTAGCTGATTTGCGAGAAATAGGCCCACATACACTTATAGCACCTCCGAGAGTTTACAAAAGTATCCATTCTAATTTTATGCTCCGAATTCAAGAAACAAGCTGGTTTAAGAAAAAGGTTTACCAAACATTTAAGAAGTTTGGGGATAAAGTTGCTGAGATGAAGCTGAACAAAAAACCAATTTCAGGCGGAGTAAAGTTTATTTATCTGTTAGGGAATTTTCTCGTTTTTAGTGCGATTCGTGATCATTTAGGATTGGCAAGAATAAAGCGGGCATATGTTGCTGGATCACCACTTAGTTCGGAACTTTTTCATTTTTTTCATAGCATTGGCGTGAATGTCAAGCAGTCCTATGGAGGCACTGAATTAGCGGGAATTGCGTTTGTGCATCGAGATGATGATATACGAGTCGAGAATGCAGGGCTCCCACTTCCTAATACGGAAGTGAAGGTGGGCGAAGATGGCGAAATTTTTGTGAAAAGCCCATCGGTTTTCTTGCGATATTTACATGAAGACACAAAGCACGATGACGGAGGCTGGATTTCACTCGGAGATTATGGCCGCATTGATGATAATGGCCACTTACATATCCTTGATCATAAAGAGGCAATTATGAAGGGAACAAACGGCGAGACCATTTCTCCAACTATTGTTGAAAACAAGTTGAAGGTGAGTCCATATATTCAGGAGGCTGTTTGTTTTGGTAAAAATAAACCGTATATGTCAGCTATTTTAAATATTGATATGAATAGTGTTGGAAGATGGGCGGAAAAAAATCAAATTACTTATACGACATATTCAGAATTATCTAGAAAACCAGAGGTTATTCAATTGATTGAAAAAGAAGTCGCAAAGTTAATGAAACAACTTCCGCAGCAATCTAGAGTTAAGAAGTTTGTGCTTCTCCATAAGCAACTGAATGCAAACGATGAAGAAATGACTCGAACATTAAAAGTTAGAAGACAGTACATTTCTGAAAAATATCGTACACTAATCGAAGGTCTTTACACGGATACTCAAGAAGTGAAAGTGACAGACAAAGTCGAGGCTGCTGATGGTAAAGAATCCATTATTGAGACAAATCTACGAGTCATTCAGTTAGAAGCTGTACAGGAGGTTGCATAA
- a CDS encoding ABC transporter ATP-binding protein, with the protein MGALLEIENVSLQFGGVKALSDVSYQIEKGEIFSLIGPNGAGKTSMLNCISGLYRPTNGSIRFKGQEILNMKPFKRTTLGIARAFQNIALFEHMSVLDNLKLGRHTLMNSGAISGGLYFGKASKEEIEHRRAVEEVIDFLELQEIRHTPVGTLPYGLQKRVEVGRALALEPELILLDEPMAGMNNAEKEVMAQFIIDMHEIKRMTVVLIEHDLGVVMNLSNHIAVLDFGKLIGFGTPKEVQNNPEVIKAYIGEKEVG; encoded by the coding sequence GTGGGAGCTTTGCTAGAAATAGAAAATGTATCTTTGCAATTTGGAGGAGTTAAAGCATTAAGTGATGTAAGCTATCAAATTGAGAAAGGAGAAATTTTCTCTCTCATTGGCCCGAATGGCGCAGGCAAAACGAGTATGCTTAATTGTATTAGTGGTTTATACCGGCCGACAAACGGATCGATTCGATTTAAAGGACAAGAAATACTCAATATGAAACCTTTTAAACGTACGACTCTTGGAATTGCCCGGGCCTTTCAAAATATTGCGCTATTTGAGCATATGTCTGTACTCGATAACTTAAAGTTAGGACGCCACACATTGATGAATTCAGGTGCAATAAGCGGAGGACTTTATTTTGGAAAAGCGTCCAAGGAGGAAATTGAACATCGTAGAGCCGTTGAAGAAGTGATTGATTTTTTAGAACTTCAAGAGATTCGGCATACACCTGTCGGAACTCTTCCCTATGGCTTACAAAAGCGAGTAGAAGTTGGAAGGGCGTTAGCGCTAGAGCCCGAATTAATCTTGTTAGATGAGCCGATGGCCGGGATGAACAATGCAGAAAAGGAAGTCATGGCCCAATTTATTATCGATATGCATGAGATAAAAAGGATGACAGTCGTATTAATTGAGCATGATTTAGGGGTAGTTATGAACTTGTCTAATCATATTGCTGTGTTGGATTTCGGCAAGTTAATTGGCTTTGGAACACCAAAAGAAGTCCAAAATAATCCAGAAGTGATTAAGGCCTATATTGGTGAAAAAGAAGTTGGCTAG
- a CDS encoding alpha/beta-type small acid-soluble spore protein, whose translation MANNNSNQLLVPGVEQALEQMKYEIAREFGVNLGADSTSRSNGSVGGEITKRLVQQAQQQMTPRQ comes from the coding sequence TTGGCTAATAACAATTCAAACCAATTGCTTGTCCCTGGTGTTGAACAGGCACTAGAGCAAATGAAATATGAAATTGCAAGAGAATTTGGCGTGAATTTGGGGGCTGACTCTACTTCCCGTTCAAATGGTTCGGTTGGAGGAGAAATCACAAAACGATTAGTTCAGCAAGCACAACAACAAATGACACCACGCCAATAA
- the thiI gene encoding tRNA uracil 4-sulfurtransferase ThiI, with protein MEYDHILIRYGEIALKGKNRRSFEEQLRRNIKPLLKDYPNARLKRAFDRLYILLNGENYEPIVDRLKKVFGIQSLSVAIKAENGIEAIKEASLAALQKASHGKKTFKVSARRRNKNFPIDSQALNQLIGAHLLRNTDSLTVDVHHPDIDLRVEVKGDGTYISCIQIKGAGGLPVGSAGKVMLMLSGGIDSPVAGYLAMKRGVRLEAVHFHSPPFTSERAKKKVEDLTQKLCQYGGKIQLHIVPFTVTQQEIKKNVPDNYSMTIMRRMMLRVTEELARKRGALAIATGESLGQVASQTIESMHTINAVTNMPILRPLISMDKVEIMDIAHKIDTYEISIRPYEDCCTIFLPTAPKTKPKLDRAMAFEQSLDIEKLVEDAVNGTETFTFSREVKSDQKFEELF; from the coding sequence ATGGAATACGATCACATTTTAATTAGATACGGGGAAATTGCGCTAAAGGGGAAAAATCGGCGCAGTTTTGAAGAACAGCTGCGAAGGAATATTAAACCGCTATTAAAGGATTATCCAAACGCCCGGCTCAAAAGAGCATTTGATCGGCTGTATATTTTGTTAAACGGAGAAAATTATGAGCCGATTGTCGATAGACTAAAAAAAGTGTTCGGCATTCAGTCATTAAGCGTCGCGATAAAAGCGGAAAATGGCATTGAAGCCATTAAAGAAGCTTCGCTTGCTGCGCTGCAAAAAGCAAGCCATGGAAAAAAGACATTTAAAGTATCGGCAAGAAGGCGGAATAAAAATTTTCCAATTGATTCACAAGCATTAAATCAATTGATCGGAGCCCACTTGCTTAGAAATACGGATAGTCTTACAGTTGATGTGCATCATCCTGACATTGATTTGCGTGTTGAAGTGAAAGGTGACGGCACATATATTAGCTGCATCCAAATAAAGGGGGCAGGAGGCCTTCCGGTCGGAAGCGCAGGCAAGGTGATGCTGATGCTTTCTGGAGGGATCGACAGTCCGGTAGCTGGCTATCTTGCGATGAAGCGGGGCGTCAGGCTTGAAGCCGTCCATTTCCATAGCCCGCCATTCACAAGTGAAAGAGCGAAGAAAAAAGTAGAAGATTTAACCCAAAAACTTTGCCAATATGGGGGAAAAATTCAGCTTCATATTGTCCCTTTTACAGTCACGCAGCAAGAGATCAAAAAAAATGTGCCCGATAACTATTCGATGACAATAATGCGGCGCATGATGCTTCGAGTGACAGAAGAATTAGCTCGAAAAAGAGGAGCGCTTGCTATTGCGACCGGCGAAAGCCTTGGACAAGTCGCAAGCCAAACGATTGAAAGCATGCACACTATTAACGCTGTAACGAACATGCCGATTTTGCGTCCGCTTATTTCAATGGATAAAGTGGAGATTATGGACATTGCGCATAAAATTGATACGTACGAAATTTCCATTCGTCCATATGAAGATTGCTGCACGATTTTTTTGCCAACTGCGCCTAAAACAAAACCAAAGCTTGACCGGGCCATGGCATTCGAACAATCGCTTGATATCGAGAAGCTTGTGGAAGATGCGGTCAACGGGACAGAAACATTTACTTTTTCAAGAGAAGTGAAGAGCGATCAAAAATTTGAAGAGCTTTTTTAA
- a CDS encoding cysteine desulfurase family protein — MIYLDNSATTKPYKEVLNTFLAVSENYFGNPSSLHSKGMEAEELIEKAREQIGKLLDASPGEIVFTSGGTEGNNLAIKGATTAYKNRGKHVITTTIEHPASMEAFKYLEETGFDVTYLPVNSQGLVSLEDLKNAIREDTIFVSIIHVNNEIGTVQNIEEIGELIKRYPKVLFHVDHVQGASKVPLSIRKANIDLCTISGHKLHGVKGTGVLTVREGVRLSPLFHGGGQEKGYRSGTENVAGIVSLAKAMRLCYEKASEGILELEALKGYTMEELEKIKGIILNTPKEHSAPHIINFSVPGCKPEVLIHALSEKGIYVSTKSACSSKQSEASHVILAIGAGEESAKTAIRISFSFETDKEQAEQFLIVLRNIIHEQRKWIG, encoded by the coding sequence ATGATTTATTTAGATAACAGTGCAACGACAAAGCCGTATAAAGAAGTGTTAAATACCTTTTTGGCGGTATCTGAAAATTATTTTGGCAATCCATCCTCACTCCACAGCAAAGGGATGGAAGCAGAAGAATTAATTGAAAAAGCAAGAGAACAGATTGGGAAGCTTCTTGATGCCAGCCCCGGGGAAATTGTATTTACTTCTGGCGGAACCGAAGGCAACAATCTTGCGATAAAAGGTGCCACAACGGCGTACAAAAATCGAGGAAAGCATGTCATTACAACAACAATCGAACATCCTGCAAGCATGGAAGCGTTCAAATATTTAGAGGAGACAGGCTTCGATGTGACATACTTGCCTGTCAATAGCCAAGGCCTCGTTTCTTTGGAAGATCTAAAAAATGCGATTCGTGAAGATACGATTTTCGTATCAATCATTCATGTGAACAATGAAATTGGAACAGTCCAAAATATCGAAGAAATTGGCGAACTTATTAAACGTTATCCAAAAGTTCTTTTTCATGTAGACCATGTTCAAGGCGCTTCGAAGGTGCCGTTGTCCATTCGGAAAGCGAACATCGATCTTTGTACCATCTCTGGGCATAAGCTTCATGGTGTAAAAGGAACGGGTGTATTAACCGTAAGAGAAGGGGTGCGTCTTTCTCCGCTTTTTCACGGGGGAGGCCAAGAAAAAGGCTACCGTTCCGGAACGGAAAATGTAGCTGGCATCGTATCTCTTGCGAAAGCAATGCGGCTTTGTTACGAAAAAGCTTCAGAAGGCATCCTCGAGCTCGAGGCTTTAAAAGGATACACAATGGAAGAGCTGGAAAAAATAAAAGGGATTATCTTGAATACCCCAAAAGAACATTCAGCACCGCATATCATTAATTTCTCTGTCCCCGGATGTAAGCCGGAAGTGCTTATTCACGCGCTTTCTGAAAAAGGAATTTATGTTTCAACGAAATCAGCCTGTTCATCAAAACAAAGTGAAGCAAGCCATGTTATTCTGGCGATTGGGGCAGGGGAAGAAAGTGCGAAAACAGCGATTCGAATCAGTTTCTCCTTTGAAACAGATAAAGAACAGGCGGAGCAGTTCTTAATCGTGCTGCGCAACATCATTCATGAGCAAAGAAAATGGATAGGATGA
- the ezrA gene encoding septation ring formation regulator EzrA, whose amino-acid sequence MGYIIGAVLLLACFIIIGAIIRKKIYNEVDRLGIRKIEILNRPVQDEIAKVKGLNMVGETEKKFEYWRKEWDHIVTVKLPDLEEKLFEAEEASDKYRYRKAKEILKGIDDELNQIDERIEELLEEVNDWVNSEEKNKSEIVSLYEEYKHGKQFLLTHYSSFGKAAPLLEQSFQKIDEGFKQYEEANDEGNYPKARTILLSTKQHMDETKERMEILPELRIQLIAEFPKKIDELEKGIEDMEKQGYMLERQSIKNELEGIRKQIKEELQKVEENHVKDVPEKIKGISDSIEGIYELLENEVEAKHSVVKEKEKLKNEFEVIMKDVEFLKEEVQVVAESYRIDEKDLKSQGALEKRVEQLYARFLLIEEAIEKKEQTYSSIHEMVEEIKAKLLELKQASANYAEMLSNLRKDELEAKAAIESLAKQLINARKLIQRYNLPGIPESYLQMVEESEAKIGEVEEKLNEKPLDIPAINYALKKALESVGHCLKSTEELVETALLSEKLIQYGNRYRSQYDAVAKALNEAEAAFRHFNYEAALEIAAREIEKIDPDALEKLNIENIELETEVSVN is encoded by the coding sequence GTGGGTTATATTATCGGGGCTGTGTTACTGCTTGCCTGTTTTATTATTATCGGGGCAATCATTCGCAAAAAGATTTACAACGAGGTTGATCGCCTTGGCATACGGAAAATCGAAATTTTAAACCGGCCTGTTCAAGATGAGATTGCAAAAGTAAAAGGTCTAAATATGGTAGGCGAAACTGAGAAGAAATTCGAATATTGGCGGAAAGAATGGGATCACATCGTCACTGTAAAGCTTCCTGATTTGGAGGAAAAACTTTTTGAGGCGGAAGAAGCATCAGATAAATATCGCTATCGAAAAGCAAAGGAAATTCTTAAAGGCATCGATGATGAGCTAAATCAGATCGATGAACGAATTGAAGAATTGCTCGAAGAAGTGAATGATTGGGTAAATAGTGAAGAAAAAAATAAAAGTGAGATCGTGTCGCTATATGAAGAATATAAGCATGGGAAGCAATTTCTCCTCACTCATTACTCAAGTTTCGGTAAAGCCGCTCCTTTATTAGAACAATCATTTCAAAAAATTGACGAAGGCTTTAAGCAATATGAAGAAGCAAATGATGAAGGAAACTACCCTAAAGCACGCACGATCCTACTCTCGACAAAGCAGCATATGGATGAGACGAAAGAAAGGATGGAAATTTTACCAGAACTTCGCATTCAACTCATAGCCGAGTTTCCCAAAAAAATCGATGAACTTGAAAAAGGCATCGAAGATATGGAAAAGCAAGGCTACATGCTAGAACGGCAATCGATTAAAAACGAGCTCGAAGGAATCCGCAAACAAATTAAAGAGGAATTGCAAAAAGTTGAAGAAAATCATGTGAAGGACGTCCCTGAAAAAATTAAAGGGATTAGCGATAGCATTGAAGGCATCTATGAGTTGCTTGAAAACGAGGTTGAAGCAAAGCACTCTGTTGTGAAAGAAAAAGAAAAACTAAAGAACGAATTTGAAGTGATTATGAAAGATGTCGAATTTTTAAAAGAAGAAGTCCAAGTCGTTGCAGAGAGCTATCGTATTGATGAGAAAGATTTAAAATCTCAAGGAGCCCTTGAAAAGCGGGTCGAACAATTATACGCAAGATTTCTGCTTATCGAAGAAGCAATTGAAAAAAAGGAACAGACATATTCTTCTATTCATGAAATGGTTGAAGAGATAAAAGCAAAACTACTCGAATTGAAGCAAGCGAGTGCCAATTATGCCGAAATGCTTAGCAATTTAAGAAAAGATGAGCTTGAGGCGAAAGCGGCGATTGAATCATTGGCAAAACAATTAATCAACGCAAGAAAGCTCATTCAACGATATAATTTGCCCGGCATTCCTGAAAGTTATTTACAAATGGTTGAAGAATCGGAAGCCAAAATCGGCGAAGTAGAAGAAAAATTAAATGAAAAACCACTTGACATTCCGGCAATCAATTACGCGTTAAAAAAAGCGCTTGAAAGTGTTGGGCACTGTTTGAAAAGCACGGAAGAGCTGGTGGAAACCGCGCTTTTAAGCGAGAAACTCATACAGTATGGAAATCGTTATCGGAGCCAATATGATGCAGTTGCTAAAGCATTAAACGAAGCCGAAGCGGCATTTCGCCATTTTAACTATGAAGCGGCATTGGAAATCGCTGCAAGGGAAATCGAAAAAATCGATCCGGATGCATTGGAAAAATTAAATATCGAGAATATAGAACTTGAAACGGAAGTTTCTGTAAACTAA
- the hisJ gene encoding histidinol-phosphatase HisJ — translation MVYDGHVHTPFCPHGTADPFEEYIEKAISLGLKGMTFTEHAPLPYGFTDPTPEQDSGMKSEELLPYFETLKQLQSKYKHQITINIGLEVDYIEEFERETRELLDEWGDYLDDAILSVHFLKNNEKYFCLDFSPEMFEELAEEAGSISKVYEAYYKTVEKAILSDLGVNKPKRIGHLTLIRKFQKKFPVEKTYEETVVHLLDLMKRKHYELDYNGAGFSKPLCKEPYPPAWVINEAVKRNIPLIYGSDAHSVKGMAQGFQQLYLANATTSPSLLKG, via the coding sequence TTGGTTTACGATGGGCATGTCCATACCCCGTTTTGCCCACACGGTACGGCAGATCCTTTTGAAGAATATATCGAAAAAGCGATTTCACTTGGGCTGAAAGGCATGACGTTTACCGAACATGCGCCCCTTCCTTATGGTTTTACAGACCCGACACCTGAACAAGACAGCGGCATGAAGAGCGAAGAATTGTTGCCTTATTTTGAAACACTGAAACAGTTACAATCAAAATATAAACATCAGATAACAATTAATATTGGGCTGGAAGTGGACTACATTGAGGAATTTGAAAGAGAAACGCGGGAACTCCTTGATGAGTGGGGCGATTATTTGGATGATGCCATTCTTTCGGTTCATTTTTTAAAAAATAACGAAAAATATTTTTGCTTAGATTTCAGTCCAGAAATGTTCGAAGAATTGGCAGAGGAAGCGGGAAGCATTTCGAAAGTGTATGAAGCGTATTATAAAACAGTAGAAAAAGCTATTTTGTCTGATCTTGGTGTAAACAAGCCGAAAAGAATTGGCCACTTAACGCTTATCCGTAAGTTTCAAAAAAAATTTCCTGTTGAAAAGACTTACGAAGAAACCGTTGTACACTTGCTCGATTTAATGAAACGAAAGCATTATGAACTTGATTACAATGGAGCCGGCTTTTCAAAACCGCTTTGCAAAGAACCTTACCCTCCGGCATGGGTGATCAATGAAGCGGTAAAACGAAACATCCCTTTGATCTATGGTTCTGATGCCCATAGCGTCAAAGGGATGGCTCAAGGTTTTCAACAATTATATTTAGCAAACGCGACAACTTCCCCATCGCTGCTCAAGGGGTAG
- the refZ gene encoding forespore capture DNA-binding protein RefZ translates to MEEQKTRQKICSAAVSLFTTKGFSGTSVREIAKKAKVNPALISYYFDGKQGLLESLMGSFFEGYLEKLETAYKLSDSLPLRHCLHKAIWDLLVYQQENNHLARFVYRETTLDTTLTREIMTIYLRKEKFYWQKLFDKGFKMGEFKKQAVDLTIVQLKGMIMMPFMNPQYLQEIFNMSPSEHYFAKRYGMRVLDWIDERFCRKEVLQAQQTAEVIHFRATP, encoded by the coding sequence ATGGAGGAACAAAAGACTAGGCAGAAAATATGTAGCGCAGCCGTTTCACTTTTCACTACGAAAGGGTTTAGTGGCACTTCGGTGAGAGAAATTGCAAAGAAAGCAAAAGTAAATCCTGCTCTTATCTCCTACTATTTTGATGGAAAACAAGGACTGCTTGAGAGTTTGATGGGCTCGTTTTTTGAAGGATACTTGGAAAAGCTTGAGACCGCCTATAAATTGAGTGACTCCTTGCCGCTTCGCCACTGTCTCCATAAAGCGATTTGGGATTTGCTCGTTTATCAACAGGAAAACAATCATTTGGCAAGATTTGTCTATAGAGAGACAACGCTTGATACAACATTGACCCGGGAAATCATGACAATTTATTTACGTAAAGAAAAGTTTTATTGGCAAAAGCTGTTCGACAAAGGTTTCAAAATGGGAGAATTCAAAAAGCAAGCTGTCGATTTAACAATTGTTCAATTGAAGGGCATGATTATGATGCCTTTTATGAATCCACAATATTTGCAGGAAATTTTCAATATGTCGCCATCTGAACATTATTTTGCGAAACGGTACGGAATGAGGGTGCTCGATTGGATTGATGAGCGCTTCTGCAGAAAAGAAGTACTTCAAGCACAACAGACTGCAGAAGTCATCCATTTTCGAGCTACCCCTTGA
- the rpsD gene encoding 30S ribosomal protein S4, which produces MARYTGPTWKLSRRLGISLSGTGKELQKRPYPPGQHGPNQRKKLSEYGLQLQEKQKLRHMYGLNERQFRRIFDDAGKMKGVHGENFMILLESRLDNIVYRLGLARTRRQARQLVNHGHILVDGQRVDIPSYRLKPGQTIGVREKSRNLDIIKEAVEATNYTPDYLTFDSEKLEGTFSRYPERSELPAEITEAFIVEFYSR; this is translated from the coding sequence ATGGCTCGTTATACAGGACCTACTTGGAAACTTTCCCGCAGACTCGGTATTTCTTTAAGCGGTACAGGAAAGGAGCTTCAAAAACGCCCTTACCCTCCTGGCCAGCACGGTCCAAACCAAAGAAAAAAACTTTCTGAGTATGGACTTCAATTGCAAGAGAAGCAAAAGCTTCGTCATATGTACGGATTGAATGAACGCCAATTCCGCCGCATTTTTGACGATGCAGGCAAAATGAAAGGCGTTCACGGTGAGAACTTCATGATTCTTCTTGAATCACGCCTTGATAATATTGTGTATCGTTTAGGACTTGCGCGTACCCGCCGTCAAGCACGCCAGCTTGTCAATCATGGCCATATTTTAGTTGACGGACAGCGCGTCGATATTCCTTCATATCGTCTAAAACCTGGTCAAACGATTGGTGTTCGCGAAAAATCCCGCAATCTTGATATTATTAAAGAAGCGGTGGAAGCAACGAATTATACACCTGATTATTTAACGTTTGACAGTGAAAAATTAGAAGGTACATTCAGCCGTTACCCAGAGCGTTCTGAGCTTCCTGCTGAAATTACAGAAGCGTTTATCGTTGAGTTCTACTCACGTTAA
- a CDS encoding ATP-binding protein, with the protein MQLHMLCGIPGSGKSTLTQYLSGYVISTDAIRQFLLGDESVVTQDRFVINVAERMMDYHLGQGNSVIFDATNLTVKTRKKWIRLAKNHQAIVILHWVDCPLQTAIERNAKRDRHVPIPVIQSFHRSFQPPKTEEGIDVIKQYDSTLQLQTMISSSGDGLSGSFVNNNQMDRSIK; encoded by the coding sequence ATGCAACTTCATATGTTATGTGGAATTCCGGGAAGCGGCAAATCAACCTTAACCCAATATTTATCCGGATATGTCATATCCACAGATGCCATTCGTCAATTCTTATTGGGAGATGAATCTGTCGTTACGCAGGATCGTTTTGTAATTAACGTAGCGGAACGGATGATGGATTATCACCTCGGACAGGGAAACAGTGTTATTTTTGACGCCACAAATTTAACAGTCAAAACACGAAAAAAATGGATAAGATTAGCGAAAAATCATCAGGCCATTGTGATTCTGCACTGGGTCGATTGTCCACTACAAACGGCCATTGAAAGAAATGCCAAAAGGGATAGACATGTTCCCATTCCCGTAATTCAATCCTTTCACCGATCTTTTCAACCCCCTAAGACGGAAGAAGGGATTGATGTCATCAAGCAATACGATTCCACACTACAGTTGCAGACGATGATCTCATCGTCAGGTGATGGGTTAAGCGGATCGTTTGTGAACAATAACCAGATGGATAGAAGTATCAAATAA
- a CDS encoding class I SAM-dependent methyltransferase: protein MDSHSNDNWNADLYDEKHAFVSNFGNDLVKLLNPRKGEKILDIGCGTGDLAKRLSDCGSDVIGIDQSENMVSQAKEKYPNLTFIVQDVADMSYDYEFDAVFSNATLHWVKQSKQALRCIFKSLKQGGRFIAEFGGKGNVQIIADEVIKQIKKSGFKWNEEQFPWYFPSIGEYTSLMEETGFRVTFAQHFDRPTLLDGDEGLRNWIEMFCSGMFEGIDHKSKDNIVLNVEGEVKSRLYKDGQWMADYKRIRVIGVKE from the coding sequence TTGGATTCACATTCAAACGACAATTGGAACGCCGATTTATACGATGAAAAACATGCTTTTGTTTCAAATTTCGGAAACGATCTCGTTAAGCTATTAAATCCCAGGAAAGGCGAAAAAATCCTTGATATCGGCTGTGGTACGGGAGATCTGGCAAAACGATTATCCGATTGTGGATCAGATGTCATCGGTATCGATCAATCGGAAAATATGGTGTCGCAAGCTAAAGAAAAATATCCAAATCTCACATTTATTGTTCAAGATGTGGCCGATATGAGTTACGACTACGAATTTGATGCAGTTTTTTCCAACGCTACCCTTCATTGGGTAAAGCAATCAAAGCAGGCACTGCGCTGTATTTTCAAGAGTTTGAAGCAAGGCGGACGATTTATAGCGGAGTTCGGCGGCAAAGGAAATGTGCAAATCATAGCAGATGAGGTGATAAAACAAATCAAAAAGTCAGGTTTCAAATGGAATGAAGAACAATTTCCCTGGTATTTTCCGAGCATCGGAGAGTACACATCTTTAATGGAAGAAACAGGATTTAGAGTTACGTTTGCACAACATTTTGATCGACCAACGCTTTTGGATGGGGATGAAGGATTAAGGAACTGGATCGAAATGTTTTGCAGTGGGATGTTTGAAGGGATTGATCATAAAAGCAAAGATAACATTGTTTTAAACGTTGAAGGTGAAGTAAAAAGCCGTTTATACAAAGATGGGCAGTGGATGGCGGATTATAAAAGAATTCGGGTTATTGGCGTGAAAGAATAA